A part of Procambarus clarkii isolate CNS0578487 chromosome 21, FALCON_Pclarkii_2.0, whole genome shotgun sequence genomic DNA contains:
- the LOC138366930 gene encoding baculoviral IAP repeat-containing protein 7-B-like produces the protein MDPLCARKFYSIESLKCAGVRLQTFVDWPIKWLNPIDLVEDGFYYLRNSDYCLCAFCYCIVGAWIVGDTPRRRHKIINQDCAFIRGKRSDNVSLEVSEIAFKYGLEFVSHKIELGNKKISDSSGAPPKEDLGLIKFRKSLNPGLVTYKCRLETFDMTWPGSVKQTSHELAEAGFFYCGISDHVCCYHCACGIRNWRQEDDPWTLHARCSPECAYIILARGKEFVKNARLTIPLPIKPIDNDLINILMEGMDKFKHLIHQN, from the exons atggatcctttgtgtgccaggaagttttacagtatagaaagccttaaatgtgcaggagttagactacaaacatttgtggattggcccattaagtggttaaaccctattgacttagttgaagatgggttctattaccttcgcaatagtgattactgtttgtgtgcattttgttattgtatagtaggtgcatggattgttggtgatacccccagaagacgtcataagatcattaatcaagactgtgcctttattagaggcaagaggagtgacaatgtttctttagaggtgtctgagatagctttcaaatatggactggaatttgtttcccataaaatagaactgggaaataagaaaataagtgatagta gtggtgctcctcctaaggaagatctgggattgataaaatttaggaaatcgctgaatccaggattggtaacttataaatgtcgcctagagacatttgatatgacatggcctggaagcgtcaagcaaacttctcatgagctggcagaagctggttttttttactgtg gtataagtgaccacgtctgctgctatcactgcgcctgtggaatacgaaattggagacaagaagatgatccttggacgttacatgcgagatgtagtccagaatgtgcttacattattcttgcaaggggcaaggaatttgttaagaatgctagattgacaataccattacctataaaacctatagacaatgatttaattaatatcttaatggagGGTATGGATAAGTTCAAACATCTGATTCATCAAAATTAA